CCTTTACGCTTGGTGAGGATTTGGTTGTTGAAAGCGTCAATACACCAATGATTAGCGCTATGAGAAAGACTTCTGAAAGCGAGATCGTTGGAAAAACACTGCTTCAGGTGTTACCCGAATTAGAAGGCCAAGCCATTTTAGAAATTGTGCGAAATGTACTCAGAACTGGAGAATCTTTTAAAGGTTTCGCAGTGCCTATAAAATTTCTAATAGACGGACAATTACAAGATGAGTACTTTGATCTTTCCTATACACCTATTATTGAAGAAGGGCGAATCTCGGGCGTATTACATCTTGCCATCAAAGTAACAGAACAGGTTATGTCAAGAAAGAAGCTGGAAGAAAGCGAAGCCTACCTGCAACATAGAGTAGAAGAAAGAACAAGAGAATTGGCCAACGCCAACAAAGAACTCCAACGTTCCAATTCTCAGCTCGAAGAATTTGCTCATGCCGCCTCGCATGATTTGAAAGAACCCATTCGCAAAATTCATTTTTTTACGGACCGGCTGAAGAACCAGTTATCCGATAAGATGAGTCCTGAAGATATGCGGATGTTTGGCAGGGTAGAACACGCCAGCCAGCGTATGAATTCATTGATTGACGATCTGCTGCTTTACTCACATGTCAGCCAAAGACCGCATGAAAAAAAGACTATCGACCTAAATGAGAAGATGAAACGACTACTGGAAGATTTAGAGTTGGATATAGCGGAGAAAGCGGCAGTAATAACCATTGGCGAACTGCCTGTCATACAGGGTCATCCAAGGCAGTTGCAACAACTTTTTCAAAACTTATTAACCAATGCACTGAAATACAGTCGTGCGGATGTGGCACCACATATAGAGATTACAGCAAAATTGGTCAGCGGAACAAGACACGATTTGTTACCAGATAAGCGTTACCACCTGATAATAGTAAGCGACAACGGCATTGGCTTTGAGCAGGAGCAGGCCGAAAAAATCTTTCAGATGTTTCATCGCTTACATGGTAAAACTGAATATGAAGGCACTGGTGTTGGGCTGGCCATTGCAAGAAAAGTAGCAGAAAATCATGGAGGTAAGCTCACCGCTCAAAGTGAGCCGGGAAAGGGAGCCATTTTTAATTTGTATTTGCCAGTTGAATAAATTAATAACTAGAAAGACCTGTTTTTTCTTTACCACCGCGTTTCTGCCGCCAAAGCCTAACAGTTATTAACAGATGAGATCAATCCTGTAATCAACTTAAATAAGCGACAGTGAATCCCCGCAAAACCTTTTACCTTTAAGGAATTAGGGTTTCCGTTAATTGAAAGTACCAAGCAAATCATATAGTATTTGCTTCTGAAATTTTATTTATTTACCTGATTATTCAGAAATATGCGTAGGCTGGGTGCATGGGCAGTAAATAATAAACAGTGCATTATTAAATTGCTGCTCCCACTACTTTTTGTTTTTAGTTCTTGCAACGATTCAAACAGAAAAGGGGGCAAAGCAGTTTCCGTCATAGACACCAATAAGAATGGTGAAATCAGAGGCACACTTGTACAACAAAGCACAGACAGCTTTCTTAATATACTGCGCAACGCACAGAAGGTATATGTTGGTGATTTCGACACCATGCTGAAACGCCGTATTATTCGGGTACTCGTCCCTTATAGCCGCACCCTTTTTTTTAATGATAAGGGAAAAGAATGTGGGGTTACCGCAGATAACTTCCGGCAATTTGAGATATATCTCAACAAGAAGTACTACAAGAAGCCAGTAAGTATTCCTTTCACCGTGGCCTTTATTCCCACTCCACGCGACCAATTGATCCATCATCTACAACAAGGACTGGGTGACATTGCCGCTGGAAACCTTACGGCAACAGAAGCGCGATTAAAGCAGGTTGATTTTGTAGCACCAAAAGAACAAGGCAGCGTATCTGAAATTGTTATTAACCGCACAAAAGACCCAGCAATAACAAATGTAGAACAGCTGTCAGGCAAAACCATTCATGTACGCAAATCTTCCAGCTACTTTGAGAGCCTGCAAAACTTAAACAACAGACTTAAGTTAGAGGGTAAGTCACCTGTCCTGCTAAACATCGTTTCTGATGATCTGGAAGATGAGGATCTGATGGAAATGCTCAACGCCGGTGTGATTTCAGATATTATAGTTGACGACTGGAAGGCGAAAATGTGGGCACAGATCTTACCCGGAATAAGAGTAAACGAACAGGCCGCTATGAGTAGCGGAGGGTACATTGGTTGCGCTTTCCGTAAAAACAGCCCCTTGCTCGCTGCTGAATTAAACGACTTCTATTACAATTATGAGAGAAACCTGGCGAGTATGCCCTACCGCCTAAAGAAATATTATAAGAAGGTGAAAGAGCTGCAGGATCCTACTAACTCCGGCAATACCAATCGCTACAACGAGATCATCCAGTTGTTCGAAAAATATGGGGACAAATACGACTTCGATCCATTGATGCTGGCTGCCATGGGATTCCAGGAGTCAAAACTTGACCAAAGTAAGCGAAGCCCGGTAGGCGCCGTTGGCGTAATGCAACTCATGCCTACCACCGGTGCCGAAATGAAGGTAGGCGACATCAACATTACAGAGGCCAACATTCATGCTGGAACTAAGTACATGGACCAACTCATGACAACTTATTTCCAGGATGCTCACTTCGACCTATTCAATAGATCGCTATTTGCATTTGCCTCTTACAACGCAGGCCCCAACAAAATAGCTAGTTTACGAAAGCTGGCTGCTGAGCGCGGCCTCAACCCGGACATATGGCTAAACAATGTTGAAATTGTAACCTCTGAAAAGGTAGGGTTGGAAACCACCACTTATGTTCGAAATGTTATGAAGTACTACTACTCCTACAAGCTAATGCTGGAGCGCAGTAAGGAAAAATCTAAAGCACTAACCGGCAGTGTAGCCGAAAAGAGCAATTAGACAACGACTTTTGAGGCTGGAAAGATGTGTTAAACCCAAATAAAAAAGGCTTACACATAGTGGCAAGCCTTTTTACTTTATAGATAGCAATCGTTCTCTGATGTAGTTCGCTTATATCAGCTCACTTAGCTGATTTCTTCCTAAAATTCAGGTTCACTCCTCATTGCTCCCAATGACAGTTCACTTCCTTTAAAACCTAAGTAGCGTTCCGCATCTGGCGTTGTCCGGCTCTCCTATTTCCATCATTTAGTTATTGGATTGATTCGACCACAACATCGTTTGTAATAAGAAAAGACTTCAATATTGACATTAGCTGATCAATCTCTTCTTTTGTATTCTCTTTACTGAAGGAGAAGCGAATTGTAATGCATTCATCCGTTTTTTGAAGTGCCTTCATCACATGCGACCCGCCGCCACTGCTACAAGCACTTCCGCCCGACACGCAGACGCCTTTCAGATCGAGATGAAATAGCAGATCTTCACTTTCTTTCGTTTTCGGGAAACAAACACTCAACACAGTATATAATGATTCTTCCGGGCCATTGAAAGAGATACGAGGAATGGCTTGCACCAACAGTTCCTTCAAATACGTCTTCAAACTAGCAATGTACTGGCTATCCGACTCGTACGATCCCATAGCTAACTCTAGCGCCTTGGCAAAACCAACTATCCCATAAACATTCTCCGTACCCGCACGTAGGCTTCGTTCTTGACCACCTCCGTAAAGAAGTGGCTGAATCTTTAACAATGGATGCACATATAGAATGCCGACACCTTTCGGACCATGAAATTTATGACCAGCTCCTGAAACAAAATGAACGCCTATCTCTGAAAGATTAAGTGGATAATGTCCAACTGTTTGAACGCAATCAGAGTGAAAGATAGCACCATGCTGTTCACACAAAGCACCTACAGTTTTGATATTCAGAAGGCTGCCAATCTCGTTGTTTGCATGCATCAGTGAAACCAAACATTTATGCCCCTGGCTGGTTTGTTCCATTAATAGCTGTTCGAAACTAGTATAGTCAATACTACCATCGGTCTTTAATGCTACGTAGAATACAGGAATTTTATTTTGTTGGCCATAGTATTCTACGGTATGCAATACCGCATGATGTTCGATGGGCGAAGTAATGATACAGGTACAACCCAAATCGCGGATAGCCGCACTAATAGCCGTATTGTTGCTTTCTGTTCCCCCGCTTGTAAAATAGATGGCAGAAGCCTTAACGCCCAATAACTGCGAAACAGACTTACGTGCCGTTTCAATGGCCATGCGGGTTGTACGTCCGATAGAATAAGTAGAAGAGGGATTACCGAAATGGTTGGTCAAAAAAGGTAGCATAGCTTCCAACACTTGCGGATTTAAACGCGTGGTAGCAGCATTGTCGAAATAGATTGTATGACTCATAATTTTTTTTATATCAGTTTAAATCGAGGTACTAGTTATTATCCCTTCTTTACTACGCCATTAATCAATTCCTTAATGACGTGATTGATGTTATCCATACAAAGGAAAGAATTCGATCAATCCGTTTAGCTTTTCAATTTAATAAGAAAGGGTAAGTAGACACAAACCCTTTTACACGATGAGAAAAACACCAAATGCACATACTTACGGCCTAACCAGCCTACTATTTTATTAGAGGTAAAGATTTTTTAAATCCATTGATTACGCTTTGCCATTATTGTATTCAGCTTTTACCTTATCCAACAGTGCTTTATAGTTTGAAATTTTGAAACGCATGACTCAAATCGAATTCATTTACTATAGCATATCCTTTGGCATTACTGATTTATGGTAAAATATGGCGGGGATCATTATGACAGTTTCCATAAAGTAGAAGCGGTGACATTCAATTCAATTGTATAAAACATTCAATTGAATGTTTTAGAAATTCATTTGCGCGCTTAAGTTCCTACAATGGCGAGTGAGCATTTTTTTAAAGTGGACGAATTACTAAAAACACTTGACCAATATGCCTTTTGGGATTATTTGTATGTTGGAGATTTTCTGAATAGGAGGCTGAAAGTCAGGAGTACATTACATATAGAAAAAGGGAGGATACACTTCAAATGAACCAGCCTATCGCAAGCCCTAATTAAAGTAGCGGAGTCTTGTTGTGCATAGGTGCTCACCGCCTCAGGTTGACCGGCGGCCTGCGCTTGTGCATCAAGGAAAAAGTGGAAAAGATAGAAGAAGCAAGGCAACGAAGAACAATAAGTCTCTAATCCTGTTAATCACACTAATCCAAACAATCCGCGATCAACTGCTTAGACAAGGACTTAAACCGGTTACCCAACGGCGGCTTCTCGCGGTGATCGATCGATACTACCAACACTTGTGGCTTCTTTTCTAAGCGTGCGTTTGCACAAGCTTCTGGCAACAGTTGTTCAAACGCACCCGGTTGGGTAACAGCATAAGCTGTTGCACCCAGCGATTCAGCAAACTGCACCAGGTCAGGCGCTCCAAGGTCATAATAAGGATCATCCATCTTATCAAACTGGTTGGCCACCGTCATTTCACCATGATGCACCATACCATAAAAGTTGTCGTACAACACGATGTACACCACGCCTACGCTATAGCGGGCCGCCACTTGCAGCTCCACCCCATTCATTAAAAAAGCACCATCACCAGTAACACAGATACAAGTGGTATCAGTACTTCCCAATTGCCCGCCAATGACGGCGCCACTGGCCCAGCCCATAGAGGAAAAACCACAAGGCACATAGGCTTTGGCGGGCGCCTCTAGCTGCATAAAATGCGAGAAGTAACCGGTACAATTACCCATATCCACAAAAAAGGAATAGGCATTGTCTTTAGCCAGGTGGCTTAACTGGTGAAATATAGATTGAGGTTTCAGCGGTACACAGTCCGCCTCCAGTTTGTCAGCATCGTCAAATGGTAAACACCGGTTCTTAAATAGCTGCAACTGCAACAGGCGCTCGCCGGTCCGTTGTGGATACATATTTCCCACTCTTTCCTCTATAGAGAACAAGCCCGTTAAAAAGCTTTCAATGTCTGTTTGTAAGCGATGTGTTGTCCGGTATGCACGCCCTATCACCTTTGCATTTAGATCTACATGTATAAATGCCTGTGTTGCTTGCAACGCCTCGCTCCAGCGGCCAGTAGCCCACTCGTTTAGCGAACTGCCCAACACCAACACCACATCAGGCGCGGCCTCTTCAAAATAGGTTTCACTATAGCGGGAAGCTCCCATTCCAAATACACCTAGCGAGGCCAGCGTAGACTCGGGAAACAATCCCTTACCCTTAGGACTGGTTATTACACCAATGCCGTATGAATGCGCAAACGCTTCAAACTGGGCTGCCAACTCCACATTTTTAAAGGCCTCCCGGCAACCAGCACCCAATAGAATAACTGGCCTTTCAGCTTCCTGCAACAGTTGATAAACATCATAAACTATAGCTTCCACCAACAATGGCTTTGGCTGCAAATAGCTGTCATATACCCGCTGTTCTGGAAATAGTACGTGGCTAATAGTTGCCGATGCAATATTGAGTGGAATAGACAGATGCACTGCCTGCCGCGGACTGGCAAACGCCGTTTGTAACGCACGCGAAAACAACAAAGGGAAATTAGCGGCACTCACGGCCGTTTCACTAAACCCACAGGCCCTACCCAATACATCTGTAATGTTCACGCCCATATCTATACTGTCCTGAATAGCGCCTTTGCCGGCAGTATCAGTAGCTGTTTGTCCCGTTATAAGCAACAGCGGCACGCCATCGGTGTGCGCACTTACCAGCCCCGTCAGGGCATTGGTAGCACCGGGGCCTGCCGTAGAAAATACCACGCCTAGCTTACCGCTAGTGCGGGCATAGCCATCGGCCATAAAGGCCGCCCCTTCTTCATGCCTACTGATGATAAACCGAATGCTTGGGTGCTCTCGCAACAGTTTTAAAAAAGGATGAATGTAACCGCCGGGTATACCAAATACATATTCCACACCCTCCAGCTCCAAATATTTGATCACTAGTTCAGCTACCGTTATGTTTTGTAGGTCTTTATAGGTATGCATCATTGTTATTGAAATAAAAAAGGAATGAATGGTTATAGTGTTGGCAGCCATTGAATAGCTACCGAACGTCTATTGCGGGAGTTAACACCCTCCAGCCCTGCCGGCTTGCTGGATACGCCTATCAGCACCACTCCAAACAGTTTTTGTTTACGCGACAGCTTCAGGTCTTTACGCAGCCAGGGAAAGGCATGGTTGTAGGAAAACTGAATACAGGAGTCTACCCCGCGTTGTTTAGCGGCCAGCGTCAGTCCATAAGTAAAATTGGCCAATGAGGCTTTCACCGCGTTTTGCGCCACCCGGTAATCGCGCCGGCTACGCAAAGCCAGCTGTATAAAAGCAGCCAGTTTCTTTACCGGCGACTTCACCGCACCCATGCGGTGCCAGAAAAGCGACAAGGCCGCCAGTGATAACTGGTTAAATTCCTTGAGCGTAGGCTTGTCGTAATAAATAGCAATGACCCGTGGCGTGCCTTTTACCACTACCTGCTGCTGATACGTTTGCATTACCTGCTGGTTCACCTCCCACGAAGTTTTTTGATGACTGCTGGCATGGCTTAACAGTGCTACACGCAGCGATGGCAATACCGACTCCCAACCCAATGCCTCATACCGGTCGCGAAACTGCTGCGACGCCTTTTCACTTAATACCGCTACCCGCCAAGGCTGCATATTGCCGGCCGATGGCGCCCAGGAGGCATCGTCAATAATGGCCTGTACAATGGAATCAGGAATAGGCGTATTCATAAAATGGCGTACAGACGCCCGCGCACGAATCGTTTCTGATGCAGTCATTGGTGGTGGTGTTTGTGGTTTAAAATGGGCTGAATAATTCAGTGGCTACCAGCCGTTACCAAAAGAAGAAAAACCCTAAGCCCACTCCTAGCGAAGCCGGCATAAACTGCCAAACGTTTATACACAACTGTAATTAAACTGGTATCTATTGCGAGACGCTTTTTTGTTATATATCTCGCCGGTATTTGAGATTTGAAGTGTGAGGTTTGAAATCAGGTGGCTCGCAGAGCACGCATAGAGAGAGAAACCACAGAAACACAAGAAAAAGAAGGGTCACAGAGAAAAGGTGGCCCGCAAATGGCGCAGATATCGTTTCCGGTTTCAAGTTTCTGGTTTCTTGTTTCAACTTCAGCTTTCATCCCGATTGCTAATCATAACGCTGCGGGCCTTTGTCATCCCGAACGCATTGAGGGATCTCAGTGATTCACAAATAAAGTCGGACTGCTATTGTAAATTCTCTCCGCTGTCATCCTGAACTCGATCCTGAGCTAGTTTACCCTGAGCACAGTCGAAGGGAAGGAAGCATCCGATCTCACACCAAAAGAATAGCCAAAACACACAAAGACACGTACCCTAATGACCACCTAGCCCTTTCTCCTAATCCCAAAACCTCCCCAAATCCCGGTTCAGCCAGTCCATCCTCCACTGCTGCTCCATGGTTCCTTCATGGTAGCTTCCTAGTAAAGCCATAGTAACGTCATAGTAACCTGTGGGTAGCCTGTAGGTTCACCCGTATCTCACCCGTATCTCACCCGTATCTCGGCCGATCCTTCGGCCCTACCTAACCCGTACCACTACCGTATATCAGTCTATGACCCCCCCGTAGAAATAGTAAAAAAGTCTAATAAGAAAGGCTAGAAATGCCCCAAAGAGAAGAGCCCTAAAGATACAAAACCACTCCCACTCATCCTTCTTCTCTCCTCTCTAATGAACATTGCTCATTGAAAATTGAGCATTGAACATTTCCTCCACTTCTTCCTTCATCATTCCTTGTTCCTTGTTCAATATTCAAATCGGCTGTTTTGCATGCAGCGTGCAGCTTGAAGCGTGTAGCTTACTTCATACAGCGCCTGGCCTCCCTTCTCCCATTCCGAATTAAGGTATCTTTATCGCTGATCAACATGAAAAAATCGTCTTCTATAGTATTGACATCTGTATTGGCGCTGGCTATTGCTGCCTGCAACGACAAGGAAGATCAATGGATCACCGGCGATGAAAACGGCCAGGTGCGTGACACCGCTACCAGCAGTGGCCACTACCGCTACTATGGTGGCTTCTGGTACCCTATCTATGGCGGCCGCATTAACCCCGGCCGATACAATGGCGCCAGCGCACACGATATTGTTAACCCCGGCTTTCGCTCCAGCACCGTCCGTACAGGAGGGTTTGGCAGATCCGGCTCCTTCGGCAGTTAAACATGAAAAGACTTTCTATTACCCCACGACCGCACTGGCAGACAACCGTGCAAGAGCAAGGCTTTGTTTTTTATAAGGATTATTATAACGAAACGGCAGCCTATGAGTTTTCGGCCGATGAAGTAGACCAACTGGAAAGTGCTACCGCAGAAATCTTTGATATGTGCCTGGCTGTGGTGGAGCATGTGATTCAACACCAGCTGTGGGATCAGTTCTTTATTCCCAAAGCCTACGCCGAGTTGATCACGCACTCGTGGAAAGAAGATGCCATTTCTTTTTACGGCCGTATGGACCTGGCCTATGATGGCAAGAACATTAAGCTATTGGAGTTTAATGCAGACACGCCTACCTCCCTACTGGAAGCCAGCGTGATTCAATGGTACTGGCTGCAGGAGCATAACAAAGCACTGGACCAGTTCAACTCTATTCATGAAAAGTTGATGGCCCACATGAAGGTGTGCCAGGAATATTTTCTACCCGGCAAACTATTCTTTGCCTGCTCGCATGACAGTGAAGAGGATTTTATTACCACCAAGTACCTGGAGGATGTGGCCCAGCAGACAGGCATTGACACCGCCTTCCTCTACATAAATGAAGTGGGTGTGGATGACCGCGAACTGTTTTGTACCCCGCAAGGCGAGATCATGCGCAATATCTTTAAACTCTATCCTTGGGAGTGGATGTTTGGCGAGGAGTTTGGCCGCTACCTGGCCATTAACCAATATGGCATGAATTGGATAGAGCCGCCCTACAAAGCCATCCTGAGCAACAAGATGGTGCTTAAATACCTGCATGATCTTTTCCCCAACTCGCCCTATATTCTTCCCTGTGCGTACGGCCAGCCCCTATCGGACAGCTATGTACGCAAACCGGTGTATAGCCGCGAAGGCGCCAACGCCATGATCGTGCATAAAAATGTGGTGCTGGAAGAAACCAGTGGTGAGTATGGTGAGGAGGGATATATTTTCCAGGAATATTTTCCCATTCCCAAACACAATGGGCAAACACCTGTTATTGGCAGCTGGCTGATTGGTGGTGTACCTGCGGGCATGGGCATACGCGAATCCAGTGGTTTAATTACCGGCAACACCAGCTTGTTTTGTCCCCATTACTTTGTGCCCCGATAATCGGCACAGCTTTTATAGTTCTTTTAAAGGCTTGTTAACGTTTGGTTGACTGAATACCAATACTTTTGCCGCATCAACAAATACTATGAGAAGAGTTTTTCTTTTTGTTTTAGCTATCATCGCAGCAGGCAGTGTTATGGCGCAAACTGATTCAGCGTCTCGCAGCAACATGATAAGTCATAAAAACATGCCGCGTTCCGGCGATCATTTTATGCTTCAATTTGGTTACCTGGGCTGGAATGGTACACCGGACTCTATTAACACCAGTGGCTTTCCCCGTACAGGTAATGTTTATTTCCTGTTTGATTTCCCTTTTAAAACCAGTCCGCAGTGGAGTGCAGCTATAGGAGCCGGTATTGGTAGCGACAACATGTACTTTAAAGAAACAAGTGTTGGTATCAAAGACATCACCTCTTCCCTGGTATTTAAAAATTTGGCTGATACCAATAGTTTCAAAAAATATAAACTGTCTACTGTTTACCTGGAAGCACCTGTAGAATTGCGTTTTACAGCTCGCCCCGACGACAACAAGCATAGCTTTAAAGCGGCACTGGGTGTTAAAGCAGGCTTATTAATGAGCGCTATGGTAAAAGGAAAGAACCTGGAAAACAAAGCCGGTAATACCATCAACAGCTATACAATGAAGGAGAAGAGTAAGACCTTCTTCAACAAGAACCGTATTGCGGCCACTGCTCGCCTGGGTTATGGCCCGCTGAGCCTGTTTGGCTCTTACCAGTTCACTACTTTATTTAAAGAGGGCGTAGCCCCTGATATACGTCCATTTTCTATAGGACTTACCTTAAGTGGCCTATAAAGAAATTATGGCTTAATTTTTAAAGCGAACTCGTAAGGGTTCGCTTTTTAATTTTGCACCACATTATGATCGAGAAAAAGAATATAGTAAAACACGAAGAACGGGCGGTACTGGTTGGCGTAATTCAAAAAGACCAAACCGAGCACCAGGTAAAGGAATATCTTGACGAGCTGGCTTTCTTAGCCGAAACGGCCGGCGCAGTAACGATAAAGAAGTTCATGCAAAAACTGGCTCATCCTGACAGTCGCACCTTTGTAGGAAAAGGAAAGCTGCAGGAAATAGCGGAATATGCGAAGCTGCACGACGTCAGCATGCTCATATTTGATGATGAGCTATCGGGTGCACAAATCTCCAATATCGAAAAGGAAACCAATACCAAGACCATTGACCGGTCCGATCTGATCCTGGACATTTTTGCCCGCCGGGCCAAAACGGCGCAAGCCAAAGCCCAGGTAGAACTGGCGCAATACCAATACATTCTTCCCCGCCTGCGCGGTATGTGGAAGCACCTGGAGCGTTTGGGTGGAGGTATTGGTACAAGAGGTCCGGGTGAAACCGAGATTGAAACCGACCGTCGTATTGTGCGCGACAAGATCTCGCTATTGCGCAAGCGCTTGGCCGAAATAGACAAGCAGGCCTTTACCCAACGTAAAGACCGCGGCGAGTTTATCCGTGTGGCACTGGTAGGTTATACAAACGTAGGCAAGAGCACCATCATGAACCTCTTAAGTAAGAGCGATGTGCTGGCGGAGAACAAACTCTTTGCCACACTGGATACCACCACGCGCAAGATCGTATACGAGAACACGCCCTTCCTGTTAAGTGATACAGTTGGATTCATCCGCAAGTTACCTCACCATCTGGTTGAAAGCTTTAAGAGCACACTGGATGAAGTGCGTGAAGCAGATATACTACTTCATGTAGTGGACATAGCGCATGCTAATTATGAAGACCAGATTGGTGTGGTAAATAAAACCTTACAGGAACTGAAAGCTTTTGACAAGCCTGTTCTAACAATTTTCAACAAGATGGATCTGTACATCAAACACACGTTTGACGAGTGGTTGGAAGAAAGCACCAAGGAAGAAATCTTAAAAGACCTGAAGGAGCGCTGGCAGGATGCCACACAAGGCAATGCCATTTTCATATCGGCCCTGGAGCGCACGCATATTGATGACCTGCGCACCGCTATCCTTGAAAAGGTGCGCGAAATGTATAAGATCCGATATCCGTATAAGACGGCATTCTTCTACTAGTCTGAACCGGGATTTGGGGAGATGAAGGGATTAGGAAGAAGAGACGCCAGGCTGTTTCGCTTGTAGCTTAAAGCTTGTAGCTTGCAGCTTTCCTTTCACGTCTCACTTGTTCAATCGCTCTCCGTTTTCAACGGGTGAACTTGTAAACAGGTGAACTCGTAAACTACAAAAACACACATGGATTTTAAAAAGAGGAACTGGGTTCGCGTTGCCCTATCGGTGGAAGAACTAGGCATTGATGAAAAACAAGTAATAGAGGCCGATGCGGATGGCAAAATGGTTTGTATTGGTAAATATGATGGGAACCTGTTTGCGTTTGCACAGAAATGTCCGCATGCAGGTGGCTTTTTTAAAGAGGGTATTATTGACAATGCGGGCAACGTACTATGTCCACGTCACCGCTATAAGTTTTGTGTAAAGAACGGCCGCAATGTGAGTGGTGAGGGCTATTATTTAAAGCATTGGCCGGTGGAAGTAAGGGAAGAAGGCGTGTTTGTGGGACTAGAGGCTGGAGGCTGGAAACTTTTCTAAAAAATCTTTTGATTTTTTTTGTTGAAAATGAACAAGTAAAAGAGGTTTCCCCTATTTTTGCCATCCCAAAACGGGAAATTCCTCCTTAGCTCAGTTGGTTAGAGCATCTGACTGTTAATCAGAGGGTCGTTGGTTCAAGTCCAACAGGGGGAGCAGAAAAAAGCCTTGGTAGTGATACCGAGGCTTTTTTGTTTTTGCGACTTCTCAAGAAAAGACCTGCACTAATATCTTCTTTGTGGAAAGCCTTGTCTTATTTCAGTTGTTGGTGCGGCTACCGCACAAGAGCCAAGAAGAACACCAATAGCAAAAAGGAGATTCAGCGAAAAAGAAATGACAAGAAAACACTTCAATAACCGATAAGGAATTTTTATATTTAAGAAACCATGGCCATGGTCTTCAAACAGACTGCTATATACGCCCTGCTTCTATTGAATTGCTTTCTGATTGCTTGCGGAAAAGATGATAACAAACCTTCGGATAAGAGTTCTAATAAAGTCTCTGCAACCATTCAATTACCCAACACAGCCCCCTTTACATTTACTGTTTCCGGTGAGGCAGTAAAAATAAATCCTACATATCCTGGTGCATCCGAATACCATATCAACGCACAAGATTCAGCGAACAGGACCCTATTTATGCATATACCTATTGTTACGGCGCCCGGAACCTACCCGATAACAGCAAGTTCAGTAGTAGTAGGTAATGGAGAAGGTTCATTGTCATATAACAACGACCTTAATGGCACAGGCCTCAGTAATAGTTTCACAACCATATATCCTTCTGCAACAGCGAAAGGAAGCGTTACTATAACCGTAATCAATACCAAACGCATTGAAGGCACTTTCACCGCCCGGGCAAAAAATAGTCTTGGCGAAGAAGCGGTCATTACCAATGGGAGCTTTATAGGAAACTTATAATTGCTACAGCCAGGTTTACCTTGCTATTCGTAG
This genomic interval from Flavisolibacter tropicus contains the following:
- a CDS encoding transglycosylase SLT domain-containing protein gives rise to the protein MRRLGAWAVNNKQCIIKLLLPLLFVFSSCNDSNRKGGKAVSVIDTNKNGEIRGTLVQQSTDSFLNILRNAQKVYVGDFDTMLKRRIIRVLVPYSRTLFFNDKGKECGVTADNFRQFEIYLNKKYYKKPVSIPFTVAFIPTPRDQLIHHLQQGLGDIAAGNLTATEARLKQVDFVAPKEQGSVSEIVINRTKDPAITNVEQLSGKTIHVRKSSSYFESLQNLNNRLKLEGKSPVLLNIVSDDLEDEDLMEMLNAGVISDIIVDDWKAKMWAQILPGIRVNEQAAMSSGGYIGCAFRKNSPLLAAELNDFYYNYERNLASMPYRLKKYYKKVKELQDPTNSGNTNRYNEIIQLFEKYGDKYDFDPLMLAAMGFQESKLDQSKRSPVGAVGVMQLMPTTGAEMKVGDINITEANIHAGTKYMDQLMTTYFQDAHFDLFNRSLFAFASYNAGPNKIASLRKLAAERGLNPDIWLNNVEIVTSEKVGLETTTYVRNVMKYYYSYKLMLERSKEKSKALTGSVAEKSN
- a CDS encoding PAS domain-containing sensor histidine kinase, producing the protein MPSETSHQKSNLPFIQGGGEMGELIRHFNWDNVCIGPPGQWPLSLRITIGNLLNSAFPMFLFWGSELTCFYNDAFRPSLGIDGKHPAIGKKGKEVWPEIWNFIGPLIEGVMTTGKPVWFEDQLVPFYRNGRMEDIYWTFSYSAVVGDDGTIQGVLVVCTETTEKVLNLKKLHESESQFRNMVAQAPVAIAFTLGEDLVVESVNTPMISAMRKTSESEIVGKTLLQVLPELEGQAILEIVRNVLRTGESFKGFAVPIKFLIDGQLQDEYFDLSYTPIIEEGRISGVLHLAIKVTEQVMSRKKLEESEAYLQHRVEERTRELANANKELQRSNSQLEEFAHAASHDLKEPIRKIHFFTDRLKNQLSDKMSPEDMRMFGRVEHASQRMNSLIDDLLLYSHVSQRPHEKKTIDLNEKMKRLLEDLELDIAEKAAVITIGELPVIQGHPRQLQQLFQNLLTNALKYSRADVAPHIEITAKLVSGTRHDLLPDKRYHLIIVSDNGIGFEQEQAEKIFQMFHRLHGKTEYEGTGVGLAIARKVAENHGGKLTAQSEPGKGAIFNLYLPVE
- a CDS encoding thiamine pyrophosphate-binding protein, which codes for MMHTYKDLQNITVAELVIKYLELEGVEYVFGIPGGYIHPFLKLLREHPSIRFIISRHEEGAAFMADGYARTSGKLGVVFSTAGPGATNALTGLVSAHTDGVPLLLITGQTATDTAGKGAIQDSIDMGVNITDVLGRACGFSETAVSAANFPLLFSRALQTAFASPRQAVHLSIPLNIASATISHVLFPEQRVYDSYLQPKPLLVEAIVYDVYQLLQEAERPVILLGAGCREAFKNVELAAQFEAFAHSYGIGVITSPKGKGLFPESTLASLGVFGMGASRYSETYFEEAAPDVVLVLGSSLNEWATGRWSEALQATQAFIHVDLNAKVIGRAYRTTHRLQTDIESFLTGLFSIEERVGNMYPQRTGERLLQLQLFKNRCLPFDDADKLEADCVPLKPQSIFHQLSHLAKDNAYSFFVDMGNCTGYFSHFMQLEAPAKAYVPCGFSSMGWASGAVIGGQLGSTDTTCICVTGDGAFLMNGVELQVAARYSVGVVYIVLYDNFYGMVHHGEMTVANQFDKMDDPYYDLGAPDLVQFAESLGATAYAVTQPGAFEQLLPEACANARLEKKPQVLVVSIDHREKPPLGNRFKSLSKQLIADCLD
- a CDS encoding cysteine desulfurase family protein produces the protein MSHTIYFDNAATTRLNPQVLEAMLPFLTNHFGNPSSTYSIGRTTRMAIETARKSVSQLLGVKASAIYFTSGGTESNNTAISAAIRDLGCTCIITSPIEHHAVLHTVEYYGQQNKIPVFYVALKTDGSIDYTSFEQLLMEQTSQGHKCLVSLMHANNEIGSLLNIKTVGALCEQHGAIFHSDCVQTVGHYPLNLSEIGVHFVSGAGHKFHGPKGVGILYVHPLLKIQPLLYGGGQERSLRAGTENVYGIVGFAKALELAMGSYESDSQYIASLKTYLKELLVQAIPRISFNGPEESLYTVLSVCFPKTKESEDLLFHLDLKGVCVSGGSACSSGGGSHVMKALQKTDECITIRFSFSKENTKEEIDQLMSILKSFLITNDVVVESIQ